A genomic region of Balaenoptera acutorostrata chromosome 4, mBalAcu1.1, whole genome shotgun sequence contains the following coding sequences:
- the AMOTL2 gene encoding angiomotin-like protein 2 isoform X2, translating into MRTLEDSSGTVLHRLIQEQLRYGNLTETRTLLAIQQQALRGGAGAGGTGSPQAPLEIVAPEDSQVLQQATRQEPQGQEHQGTETHLAENSLYRLCPQPGKGEELPTYEEAKAHSQYYAAQQAGPRPHMGDRDPRGAPGGSRRQDEALRELRHGHVRSLSERLLQLSLERNGARTPSHMSASHSFPQLARNQQGPPPRGAPAEGPEPRGPPPQYPHIVLAHETTSSVTDPRYRTRGSPHFQHAEVRILQAQVPPVFLQQRQQYQYLQQPQEHPPPPSPAPLSQGPLGPLSLPGVEAPASTQASSGSAHLAQMETVLRENARLQRDNERLKRELESSAEKAGRIEKLESEIQRLSEAHESLTRASSKREALEKTMRNKMDSEMRRLQDFNRDLRERLESANRRLASKTQEAQAGSQDMVAKLLAQSYEQQQEQEKLEREMALLRGAIEDQRRRAELLEQALSNAQGRAARAEEELRKKQAYVEKVERLQQALGQLQAACEKREQLELRLRTRLEQELKALRAQQRQAGTPGGGSSSGGSPELSALRLSEQLREKEEQVLALEADMTKWEQKYLEERAMRQFAMDAAATAAAQRDTTLIRHSPQPSPSSSFNEGLLTGGHRHQEMESRLKVLHAQILEKDAVIKVLQQRSRKDPGKAAQGSLRPAKSVPSIFVAAAAGAQGWHGLSSGERQVDAPARLAADRAPAEEPVAEAPLAAHAKHGSRDGSTQTDAPPDSAATCLGLEPDGLLGCSSGQRTALLGSVATSRVQDLSDMVEILI; encoded by the exons ATGAGGACACTGGAAGACTCCTCGGGTACGGTCCTGCACCGCCTCATCCAGGAGCAGCTGCGCTATGGCAACCTGACCGAGACCCGCACGCTGCTGGCCATCCAGCAGCAGGCCCtacggggtggggctggggctgggggcacaggGAGCCCCCAGGCCCCCCTGGAGATCGTGGCCCCCGAGGACAGTCAGGTGCTGCAGCAGGCCACAAGGCAGGAGCCCCAGGGCCAGGAGCACCAGGGCACCGAGACCCACCTGGCAGAGAACAGCCTCTACCGGCTGTGCCCACAGCCCGGCAAGGGCGAGGAGCTGCCCACCTATGAGGAGGCCAAAGCCCACTCGCAGTACTATGCGGCCCAGCAGGCGGGGCCCCGGCCACATATGGGGGACCGGGATCCCCGCGGGGCCCCGGGTGGCAGTCGGAGGCAGGATGAGGCCCTGCGTGAGCTGAGGCACGGGCACGTGCGCTCCCTGAGCGAGCGGCTCCTGCAGCTGTCCCTGGAGAGGAACGGGGCCCGTACCCCCAGCCACATGAGTGCCTCCCACAGCTTCCCCCAGCTGGCCCGCAACCAGCAGGGACCCCCGCCCAGGGGCGCCCCTGCCGAGGGCCCGGAGCCCCGCGGACCTCCACCTCAGTACCCACACATCGTGCTAGCTCATGAGACCACCTCCTCTGTCACCGACCCGCGGTACCGCACCCGTGGCAGCCCGCACTTCCAGCATGCGGAAGTAAG GATCCTGCAGGCCCAGGTGCCCCCCGTGTTCCTCCAGCAGCGGCAGCAGTACCAGTACctgcagcagccccaggagcaccccccgcccccatccccggCTCCCCTCAGCCAGGGCCCGCTAGGCCCCCTCAGCCTACCCGGGGTGGAGGCCCCAGCAAGCACCCAGGCCTCCTCGGGCAGTGCCCACCTGGCCCAGATGGAGACTGTGCTGAGGGAGAATGCCAGGCTGCAGAGGGACAACGAGAGGCTGAAGAGGGAGCTGGAGAGCTCGGCGGAGAAGGCCGGCCGCATCGAGAAG CTGGAGAGCGAAATCCAGCGGCTCTCTGAGGCCCACGAGAGCCTGACGAGGGCCTCTTCCAAGCGGGAGGCCCTGGAGAAGACTATGCGGAACAAGATGGACAGTGAGATGAGGCGGCTGCAGGACTTCAACCGGGATCTGAGAG AGAGATTGGAATCTGCAAACCGGCGCCTGGCAAGCAAGACGCAGGAAGCGCAGGCAGGCAGTCAGGACATGGTGGCCAAGTTGCTGGCTCAAA GCTAtgagcagcagcaggagcaggaGAAGCTGGAGCGGGAGATGGCACTGCTGCGCGGGGCCATCGAGGACCAGCGGCGGCGGGCCGAGCTGCTGGAGCAGGCGCTGAGCAACGCACAGGGCCGGGCGGCACGAGCCGAGGAGGAGCTGCGGAAGAAGCAGGCCTACGTGGAGAAGGTGGAGCGGCTGCAGCAGGCCCTGGGGCAGCTGCAGGCTGCCTGCGAGAAGCGTGAGCAGCTGGAGCTACGGCTGCGGACGCGCCTGGAGCAGGAACTCAAGGCCCTGCGTGCGCAGCAG AGACAGGCAGGCACCCCCGGTGGTGGCAGTAGCAGTGGTGGGTCCCCGGAGCTCAGTGCCCTGCGGCTGTCGGAGCAGCTACGGGAGAAGGAGGAGCAGGTCCTGGCACTGGAGGCCGACATGACCAAGTGGGAGCAGAAGTATTTGGAGGAACGTGCCATGAGGCAGTTTGCCATGGATGCGGCCGCCACGGCTGCCGCCCAGCGCGACACCACTCTCATCCGGCACTCCCCGCAGCCCTCGCCCAGCAGCAGCTTCAACGAGGGCCTGCTCACCGGCGGCCACAGGCATCAGGAGATGGAAAGCAG GTTAAAGGTGCTCCACGCCCAGATCCTGGAGAAGGATGCGGTGATCAAGGTCCTTCAGCAGCGCTCCAGGAAAGACCCTGGCAAGGCCGCCCAGGGCTCCCTGAGGCCCGCCAAGTCTGTGCCATCTATCTtcgtggctgcagcagcaggggCCCAGGGCTGGCACGGGCTCTCCTCCGGCGAGCGGCAGGTGGACGCCCCTGCCCGGCTGGCTGCAG ACAGGGCCCCGGCGGAGGAGCCAGTGGCCGAGGCTCCCCTAGCTGCCCACGCCAAACACGGGAGCAGGGATGGGAGCACCCAGACTGACGCCCCCCCAGACAGCGCCGCCACCTGCCTGGGCCTGGAGCCCGACGGCCTTCTGGGGTGCAGCAGTGGCCAGAGGACAGCCTTGCTGG GTTCTGTTGCTACATCCAGAGTCCAGGACTTGTCGGACATGGTGGAGATACTGATCTGA
- the AMOTL2 gene encoding angiomotin-like protein 2 isoform X1, which translates to MRTLEDSSGTVLHRLIQEQLRYGNLTETRTLLAIQQQALRGGAGAGGTGSPQAPLEIVAPEDSQVLQQATRQEPQGQEHQGTETHLAENSLYRLCPQPGKGEELPTYEEAKAHSQYYAAQQAGPRPHMGDRDPRGAPGGSRRQDEALRELRHGHVRSLSERLLQLSLERNGARTPSHMSASHSFPQLARNQQGPPPRGAPAEGPEPRGPPPQYPHIVLAHETTSSVTDPRYRTRGSPHFQHAEVRILQAQVPPVFLQQRQQYQYLQQPQEHPPPPSPAPLSQGPLGPLSLPGVEAPASTQASSGSAHLAQMETVLRENARLQRDNERLKRELESSAEKAGRIEKLESEIQRLSEAHESLTRASSKREALEKTMRNKMDSEMRRLQDFNRDLRERLESANRRLASKTQEAQAGSQDMVAKLLAQSYEQQQEQEKLEREMALLRGAIEDQRRRAELLEQALSNAQGRAARAEEELRKKQAYVEKVERLQQALGQLQAACEKREQLELRLRTRLEQELKALRAQQRQAGTPGGGSSSGGSPELSALRLSEQLREKEEQVLALEADMTKWEQKYLEERAMRQFAMDAAATAAAQRDTTLIRHSPQPSPSSSFNEGLLTGGHRHQEMESRLKVLHAQILEKDAVIKVLQQRSRKDPGKAAQGSLRPAKSVPSIFVAAAAGAQGWHGLSSGERQVDAPARLAAADRAPAEEPVAEAPLAAHAKHGSRDGSTQTDAPPDSAATCLGLEPDGLLGCSSGQRTALLGSVATSRVQDLSDMVEILI; encoded by the exons ATGAGGACACTGGAAGACTCCTCGGGTACGGTCCTGCACCGCCTCATCCAGGAGCAGCTGCGCTATGGCAACCTGACCGAGACCCGCACGCTGCTGGCCATCCAGCAGCAGGCCCtacggggtggggctggggctgggggcacaggGAGCCCCCAGGCCCCCCTGGAGATCGTGGCCCCCGAGGACAGTCAGGTGCTGCAGCAGGCCACAAGGCAGGAGCCCCAGGGCCAGGAGCACCAGGGCACCGAGACCCACCTGGCAGAGAACAGCCTCTACCGGCTGTGCCCACAGCCCGGCAAGGGCGAGGAGCTGCCCACCTATGAGGAGGCCAAAGCCCACTCGCAGTACTATGCGGCCCAGCAGGCGGGGCCCCGGCCACATATGGGGGACCGGGATCCCCGCGGGGCCCCGGGTGGCAGTCGGAGGCAGGATGAGGCCCTGCGTGAGCTGAGGCACGGGCACGTGCGCTCCCTGAGCGAGCGGCTCCTGCAGCTGTCCCTGGAGAGGAACGGGGCCCGTACCCCCAGCCACATGAGTGCCTCCCACAGCTTCCCCCAGCTGGCCCGCAACCAGCAGGGACCCCCGCCCAGGGGCGCCCCTGCCGAGGGCCCGGAGCCCCGCGGACCTCCACCTCAGTACCCACACATCGTGCTAGCTCATGAGACCACCTCCTCTGTCACCGACCCGCGGTACCGCACCCGTGGCAGCCCGCACTTCCAGCATGCGGAAGTAAG GATCCTGCAGGCCCAGGTGCCCCCCGTGTTCCTCCAGCAGCGGCAGCAGTACCAGTACctgcagcagccccaggagcaccccccgcccccatccccggCTCCCCTCAGCCAGGGCCCGCTAGGCCCCCTCAGCCTACCCGGGGTGGAGGCCCCAGCAAGCACCCAGGCCTCCTCGGGCAGTGCCCACCTGGCCCAGATGGAGACTGTGCTGAGGGAGAATGCCAGGCTGCAGAGGGACAACGAGAGGCTGAAGAGGGAGCTGGAGAGCTCGGCGGAGAAGGCCGGCCGCATCGAGAAG CTGGAGAGCGAAATCCAGCGGCTCTCTGAGGCCCACGAGAGCCTGACGAGGGCCTCTTCCAAGCGGGAGGCCCTGGAGAAGACTATGCGGAACAAGATGGACAGTGAGATGAGGCGGCTGCAGGACTTCAACCGGGATCTGAGAG AGAGATTGGAATCTGCAAACCGGCGCCTGGCAAGCAAGACGCAGGAAGCGCAGGCAGGCAGTCAGGACATGGTGGCCAAGTTGCTGGCTCAAA GCTAtgagcagcagcaggagcaggaGAAGCTGGAGCGGGAGATGGCACTGCTGCGCGGGGCCATCGAGGACCAGCGGCGGCGGGCCGAGCTGCTGGAGCAGGCGCTGAGCAACGCACAGGGCCGGGCGGCACGAGCCGAGGAGGAGCTGCGGAAGAAGCAGGCCTACGTGGAGAAGGTGGAGCGGCTGCAGCAGGCCCTGGGGCAGCTGCAGGCTGCCTGCGAGAAGCGTGAGCAGCTGGAGCTACGGCTGCGGACGCGCCTGGAGCAGGAACTCAAGGCCCTGCGTGCGCAGCAG AGACAGGCAGGCACCCCCGGTGGTGGCAGTAGCAGTGGTGGGTCCCCGGAGCTCAGTGCCCTGCGGCTGTCGGAGCAGCTACGGGAGAAGGAGGAGCAGGTCCTGGCACTGGAGGCCGACATGACCAAGTGGGAGCAGAAGTATTTGGAGGAACGTGCCATGAGGCAGTTTGCCATGGATGCGGCCGCCACGGCTGCCGCCCAGCGCGACACCACTCTCATCCGGCACTCCCCGCAGCCCTCGCCCAGCAGCAGCTTCAACGAGGGCCTGCTCACCGGCGGCCACAGGCATCAGGAGATGGAAAGCAG GTTAAAGGTGCTCCACGCCCAGATCCTGGAGAAGGATGCGGTGATCAAGGTCCTTCAGCAGCGCTCCAGGAAAGACCCTGGCAAGGCCGCCCAGGGCTCCCTGAGGCCCGCCAAGTCTGTGCCATCTATCTtcgtggctgcagcagcaggggCCCAGGGCTGGCACGGGCTCTCCTCCGGCGAGCGGCAGGTGGACGCCCCTGCCCGGCTGGCTGCAG CAGACAGGGCCCCGGCGGAGGAGCCAGTGGCCGAGGCTCCCCTAGCTGCCCACGCCAAACACGGGAGCAGGGATGGGAGCACCCAGACTGACGCCCCCCCAGACAGCGCCGCCACCTGCCTGGGCCTGGAGCCCGACGGCCTTCTGGGGTGCAGCAGTGGCCAGAGGACAGCCTTGCTGG GTTCTGTTGCTACATCCAGAGTCCAGGACTTGTCGGACATGGTGGAGATACTGATCTGA